One Nerophis ophidion isolate RoL-2023_Sa linkage group LG23, RoL_Noph_v1.0, whole genome shotgun sequence genomic window carries:
- the LOC133541792 gene encoding uncharacterized protein LOC133541792: MRPSEETANAHNSPPVDITLGRRYVLKREAGDPAVSTEAFPLKRVCPCVNGKVRARGERERERERRAVETAGGHVYTRLCVACADINNATELVNEHRKKVKKLKTCFIFLFLQNSSDYCFAHSWHSLDELQEVVKVYFSAHSWHSLDELQEVVKVYFSAHSWHSLDELQEVVKVYFSAHSWHSPDELQEVVKVYFSAHSWHSPDELQEVVKVYFSAHSWHSPDELQEVVKVYFSAHSWHSLDELQEVVKVYFSAHSWHSPDELQEVVKVYFSAHSWHSLDELQEVVKVYFSAHSWHSLDELQEVVKVYVSAHSWHSPDELQEVVKVYFSAHSWHSLDELQEVVKVYFSTHSWHSQDELQEVVKVYFSVHSWHSLDELQEVVKVYFSAHSWHSLDELQEVVKVYFSAHS, translated from the exons ATGAGGCCGAGCGAGGAGACGGCTAACGCACACAACAGCCCCCCCGTTGACATCACCCT cgggAGACGATACGTGTTGAAACGAGAGGCCGGAGACCCAGCTGTCTCAACAGAGGCTTTTCCACTTAAGCGTGTGTGCCCTTGTGTAAATGGCAAAGTCAGAGCccgaggagagagagagagagagagagagagacgggcgGTGGAAACAGCCGGCGGCCACGTCTACACTCGGCTATGCGTCGCGTGCGCCGATATCAACAAC gccactgagttggtaAATGAACACAGAAAGAaggtgaaaaaactgaaaacatgttttatattcttgtttcttcaaaatagctctgattactgttttgcacactcttggcattctctggatgagcttcaagaggtagtcaaagTGTACTTttccgcacactcttggcattctctggatgagcttcaagaggtagtcaaagTGTACTTttccgcacactcttggcattctctggatgagcttcaagaggtagtcaaagTGTACTTttccgcacactcttggcattctccggatgagcttcaagaggtagtcaaagTGTACTTttccgcacactcttggcattctccggatgagcttcaagaggtagtcaaagTGTACTTttccgcacactcttggcattctccggatgagcttcaagaggtagtcaaagTGTACTTttccgcacactcttggcattctctggatgagcttcaagaggtagtcaaagTGTACTTttccgcacactcttggcattctccggatgagcttcaagaggtagtcaaagTGTACTTttccgcacactcttggcattctctggatgagcttcaagaggtagtcaaagTGTACTTttccgcacactcttggcattctctggatgagcttcaagaggtagtcaaagTGTACGTttccgcacactcttggcattctccggatgagcttcaagaggtagtcaaagTGTACTTttccgcacactcttggcattctctggatgagcttcaagaggtagtcaaagTGTACTTTTccacacactcttggcattctcaggatgagcttcaagaggtagtcaaagTGTACTTTTccgtacactcttggcattctctggatgagcttcaagaggtagtcaaagTGTACTTttccgcacactcttggcattctctggatgagcttcaagaggtagtcaaagTGTACTTTTCCGCACACTCTTAG